A window of the Dictyostelium discoideum AX4 chromosome 4 chromosome, whole genome shotgun sequence genome harbors these coding sequences:
- the hbx10 gene encoding homeodomain containing protein (Similar to HOX), with protein MQEIITNNIPTFKLQNDVDMVEETQPTTPTTQPTTPTTNTISTTTNTITSTLNTNNISPILEESEEEDSNELIIETDENNTSVSATGTTPTSSSSSSSSSPTNTTTTTTTTTTATTANNDFKNITSNNINKTNSNVNTNSEIKNIDNSIMNSLNRYNNITTASPSNSTMITMKSAISSLDEIVKNTMKAQRESFIANEDKESLPEPQTNSNVNGNEEAKDEKEIHLLAKILLNFSSNGIAVPNLSESSPAVLNTKLKDSSNLVPYGGDLNTSVNGVVGNSSGMVDLSASTGDLLGSLNAANKKKRQRTSPEQLAILEQIFETDKMPSQQIRVRLANQLGMSSRRVQIWFQNKRAKVKRGGPFGKGDDNDDLFAEGEDIIDEDEDEDSSLTIDESGNNNNNSGNNNNNNNNGIMGGHGMLSSSPTNLNTSSDNIVPSISPMLTSININSSSSTPTLQSVNLLNNTNNNNNNNNNNNNNNNNNNNNNNNHTTTTTTTTTTTTTSSSPPLTSFNFQLNQSLNKLTSPPSPPSIVPSPNKKTKQMGGFSLNSTASSLPSFPQIKLNSSSKHIPTDKQNNSDFSNFNNNNNNNNNNNNNNNNNNNINNNGNNNSNNNDSNNNNNKSNFSDYQPLKFHNSIVKN; from the exons atgcaagaaataataacaaataatataccaacatttaaattacaaaatgaTGTTGATATGGTTGAAGAAACTCAACCAACCACACCAACTACCCAACCAACCACACCAACCACAAATACTATTTCCACTACCACTAATACTATCACATCAAcattaaatacaaataatatttcaccaATTTTGGAAGAAAGTGAAGAAGAGgattcaaatgaattaataattgaaactgatgaaaataatacatCTGTTTCTGCTACTGGTACCACtccaacatcatcatcatcatcatcatcatcatcaccaacaaacacaactaccaccaccaccacaacaacaacagccaCAACTGccaataatgattttaaaaatataaccagtaataatattaataaaacaaattcaaatgtaaatacaaattctgaaattaaaaatattgacaACTCAATTATGAATAGTTTGAAtagatataataatattacaaccGCTTCACCAAGTAATAGTACAATGATTACAATGAAATCAGCAATTTCCTCATTGGAcgaaattgtaaaaaatacAATGAAAGCTCAAAGAGAAAGTTTTATTGCCAATGAAGATAAAGAGTCACTTCCAGAACCTCAAACAAATTCCAATGTTAATGGAAACGAAGAAGCAAAAGACGAAaa gGAAATTCATTTATTAGCTAAAatcttattaaatttttcatcCAATGGAATTGCTGTACCAAATTTATCAGAAAGTTCACCAGCAGTATTGAATACTAAATTAAAGGATAGCTCAAACTTGGTTCCATACGGTGGAGATTTAAATACCAGTGTAAATGGAGTTGTTGGTAATTCCAGTGGTATGGTCGACCTTAGTGCTAGTACTGGCGATTTATTAGGTTCGTTAAATGCTGccaataaaaagaaaagacaAAGAACTAGTCCAGAACAATTGGCCATTTTAGAACAAATTTTTGAAACTGATAAAATGCCAAGCCAACAAATTAGAGTAAGATTAGCCAATCAATTGGGTATGTCATCTAGAAGAGTTCAAATTTGGTTCCAAAATAAACGTGCTAAAGTAAAGAGAGGTGGTCCATTTGGAAAAGGTGATGACAATGATGATTTATTCGCTGAGGGTGAAGATAtaattgatgaagatgaagatgaagattcatctttaacaattgatgaaagtggtaataataataacaatagtggcaacaacaacaacaacaataataatggaatCATGGGAGGCCATGGTATGTTATCATCATCTCCAACCAATTTAAACACATCATCTGATAATATTGTACCATCAATTTCACCAATGTTAACttcaattaatataaattcatcatcatcaacaccaacttTACAATctgtaaatttattaaataatactaataataataataataataataataataataataataataataataataataataataataataataatcatactactaccacaactacaactactactacaactacaacttcatcatcaccaccattaacttcatttaatttccaattaaatcaatcattaaataaattaacatcaccaccatcaccaccatcaatagtaccatcaccaaataaaaaaaccaaacaaaTGGGTGGCTTCAGTTTAAATTCAACTGCTTCTTCTTTACCATCATTCccacaaattaaattaaattcaagtTCAAAACATATTCCAACtgataaacaaaataattcagatttttcaaattttaataataataataataataacaataataataacaataataataataacaataataatattaataataatggtaataataatagtaataataacgatagtaataataataataacaaatccAATTTTTCCGATTATCaacctttaaaatttcataatagtattgtaaaaaattaa